The Chryseobacterium aureum genome contains a region encoding:
- the xrtF gene encoding exosortase family protein XrtF encodes MLKDFKPVLGILLRFIIIYLVLLFAYQLYLNSGKESGLDPFSRIIANQVAALQNVLGYPTQLYDDIKNEQVWFYVKDRYETRMVEGCNAVSVIILFVSFVFAFYKGAKTFIFVGVGLVLMYIMNLLRIVGLNIVMSGYEQYGKMFHDFIFPAIIYGTVILLWLVWIKFFALQHEKS; translated from the coding sequence ATGCTGAAAGACTTTAAACCTGTTTTAGGTATTTTATTGCGTTTCATTATTATTTATCTGGTGCTGCTTTTTGCTTACCAGCTTTATCTTAATAGTGGTAAAGAATCAGGTTTGGATCCTTTTTCAAGGATTATTGCGAACCAGGTTGCTGCTCTACAGAATGTGTTGGGATATCCTACGCAGCTTTATGATGATATAAAGAATGAGCAGGTTTGGTTTTATGTAAAAGACCGATACGAGACAAGGATGGTAGAAGGATGTAATGCTGTTTCTGTCATTATTCTTTTTGTATCTTTTGTTTTCGCATTTTATAAAGGAGCAAAAACCTTCATTTTTGTGGGAGTAGGATTGGTTTTAATGTATATTATGAATCTCCTGAGAATTGTGGGATTGAATATTGTAATGTCCGGTTACGAGCAGTATGGAAAAATGTTTCATGATTTCATTTTTCCTGCCATTATCTATGGAACTGTTATTTTGCTCTGGCTGGTGTGGATTAAATTTTTTGCTTTACAACATGAAAAATCTTAA
- a CDS encoding exosortase F system-associated membrane protein, giving the protein MKNLNWLLVLAGIGGLIGVRALEDTLFYDPFLNYFHEANKNIEFPAFEWGKLIGGHLLRFLLNLLFSCLIIYGLFQNRQWTLQGALMITIVFIISFPIYLYCIADQFEIGYLISFYMRRFVIQPLIIMLIVPMFYYRKQLLHQEGKAN; this is encoded by the coding sequence ATGAAAAATCTTAATTGGCTTCTGGTTCTTGCAGGGATAGGCGGATTGATAGGGGTGAGGGCTCTGGAGGATACTCTTTTTTATGACCCTTTCCTGAATTACTTCCATGAAGCAAATAAAAACATCGAATTCCCTGCATTTGAATGGGGAAAACTGATTGGCGGACATCTGTTGAGATTTCTTCTGAATCTTCTGTTTTCCTGCCTGATTATTTACGGGTTATTTCAAAACAGACAATGGACATTGCAGGGTGCTTTGATGATTACCATTGTCTTTATCATTTCTTTTCCCATTTACCTGTATTGTATTGCTGATCAATTTGAAATAGGCTACCTTATTTCTTTTTATATGAGAAGATTTGTTATCCAGCCTTTAATTATCATGCTGATTGTTCCGATGTTTTATTACAGGAAACAATTGCTTCATCAGGAAGGTAAAGCAAATTAG
- a CDS encoding cation diffusion facilitator family transporter, protein MNTQKSTHKEKIGFQKLIAVFGMILFIGKIIAWKLTNSDAVFSDAMESIVNVISAFMGLYSLHLAAKPKDEDHPYGHGKVEFVTSGIEGALIAIAGVMIIYEGINSLIVGKTLSKIDLGIWIIAATAVVNYLLGYISIRKGEKENSLVLISSGKHLQSDTITTLGVVGSLIIVYFTKIYWLDSVVALTFGLYIIFVGYKIVRKSLSGIMDEQDPDILNQVIKILEENRHTEWIDVHNMKIQQFGSSLHIDAHITLPWYYDLRDAHGEMEKVIILLAKNIKRTIEFNFHMDDCKPISCPVCQIKNCPVREKDFVKRVEWTPENVTSVDKHTVE, encoded by the coding sequence ATGAATACCCAGAAAAGTACCCACAAAGAGAAAATAGGATTTCAAAAGCTTATTGCAGTATTCGGAATGATCCTTTTTATCGGAAAGATTATTGCCTGGAAGCTCACCAATTCCGATGCTGTATTTTCCGATGCCATGGAAAGTATTGTCAATGTCATCAGTGCATTTATGGGACTGTATTCCCTTCATCTTGCAGCCAAGCCTAAAGATGAAGATCATCCGTATGGCCACGGAAAAGTAGAATTTGTAACGTCAGGCATTGAAGGGGCTCTTATCGCTATTGCCGGTGTTATGATTATCTATGAAGGTATTAACAGCCTTATTGTGGGAAAAACACTGAGTAAAATTGACCTGGGGATCTGGATCATTGCCGCTACCGCCGTTGTCAATTATCTGTTGGGTTATATCTCGATCAGAAAAGGAGAAAAAGAAAATTCTCTCGTACTGATTTCATCCGGAAAACATCTTCAGTCTGATACCATTACAACCCTTGGGGTAGTAGGAAGTTTAATCATTGTTTATTTTACTAAAATTTACTGGCTGGATTCTGTAGTGGCCCTTACTTTTGGTCTTTATATCATATTTGTAGGCTATAAAATCGTCCGGAAATCGTTAAGCGGAATTATGGATGAACAGGATCCTGACATACTCAATCAGGTGATAAAAATCCTTGAAGAAAACAGACATACAGAATGGATAGATGTACATAATATGAAGATTCAGCAGTTCGGATCTTCACTGCATATTGATGCCCATATCACACTGCCGTGGTATTATGACCTTCGTGATGCCCATGGAGAAATGGAAAAAGTAATTATCCTCCTTGCGAAAAACATAAAGCGCACGATTGAATTCAATTTCCATATGGACGACTGTAAACCCATCTCATGCCCGGTCTGTCAGATCAAAAACTGTCCTGTCCGTGAAAAAGACTTTGTAAAACGGGTAGAATGGACGCCGGAAAATGTAACCAGCGTAGACAAACACACTGTAGAATAA
- a CDS encoding aspartate-semialdehyde dehydrogenase, giving the protein MKVAVVGSTGMVGQVMLKVLEERNFPVTELIPVASERSVGKKVKYKQKEFTIVSMKDAIAAKPDIAIFSAGGSTSLEFAPLFAEAGTTVIDNSSAWRMDPDKKLVVPEINADVLTKEDKIIANPNCSTIQLVMVLGPLNKKYDLKRVIVSTYQSVTGTGKAAVDQLNGEISGDDSTEKVYPYQIFKNALPHCDVFADDDYTKEEIKLMKEPKKILGDDTFNLTATAVRVPVQGGHSESVNIEFENEFELDEVRKILSETPGVIVMDDVKNNQYPMPLYSEGKDEVFVGRIRRDLSQPKTLNLWIVADNLRKGAATNAVQIAEYIVANNLV; this is encoded by the coding sequence ATGAAAGTAGCTGTAGTAGGTTCAACAGGAATGGTTGGACAAGTTATGCTTAAAGTTTTGGAGGAGAGAAACTTCCCTGTAACAGAATTAATCCCGGTAGCATCCGAAAGATCTGTAGGCAAGAAGGTGAAGTATAAACAGAAGGAATTTACCATCGTAAGCATGAAGGACGCTATAGCTGCCAAACCGGATATTGCAATCTTCTCTGCTGGAGGGTCCACCTCTCTTGAATTCGCTCCTCTATTTGCAGAAGCAGGAACAACAGTAATTGACAATTCTTCTGCTTGGAGAATGGATCCTGACAAAAAATTAGTCGTTCCGGAGATCAATGCTGATGTTTTAACAAAAGAAGATAAAATCATCGCGAATCCGAACTGTTCTACCATTCAGTTGGTAATGGTTCTTGGACCATTAAACAAGAAATATGATTTAAAAAGAGTAATTGTTTCTACCTACCAGTCTGTAACCGGAACTGGAAAAGCTGCTGTAGACCAGTTAAACGGGGAAATCAGCGGAGATGATTCTACTGAAAAAGTATATCCTTATCAGATCTTCAAAAATGCATTGCCGCACTGTGATGTATTTGCAGATGATGATTACACCAAAGAAGAGATTAAACTGATGAAGGAACCTAAGAAAATTTTAGGAGATGATACCTTCAACTTAACTGCAACAGCAGTAAGAGTTCCGGTTCAGGGAGGACATTCTGAAAGTGTAAACATCGAGTTTGAAAATGAATTTGAACTGGATGAAGTAAGAAAAATCCTATCCGAAACTCCGGGAGTCATTGTCATGGATGATGTGAAAAACAACCAGTATCCAATGCCATTATATTCTGAAGGAAAAGATGAAGTTTTCGTAGGAAGGATCAGACGAGATCTGTCACAGCCTAAAACCCTCAACCTCTGGATCGTAGCAGACAATCTGAGGAAAGGAGCAGCAACAAACGCTGTACAGATTGCAGAATACATTGTAGCAAACAACTTAGTATAA
- a CDS encoding TonB-dependent receptor: MKLINKSILTAVITLSTASVYYAQQVQDTAQAKSKDIDEVILRGVTDIAKDRKTPVAVSTIKAAQILERQGNQELVELLNTTPSVYATKGGGGFGDSQITMRGFESRNIAVMVNGMPVNDMEGGTVYFSNWTGLSDVTSTMQVQRGLGSSKLAIASVGGTMNFLTKSADMKKGGILRFGVGNNDYLKTSFAYNTGKSENGWSSSILMSRQAGSTYIENTQYESYAYYFALGWEPNKKHNFQFTLTSAPQWHNQRTFSPTIQNYIKYNPDHDGTPYRQYNSDYGYYTDANGNKVSLANRANYYSKPVMMLNWDWTMSEKSKLSTVLYMSNGRGGGTGEIGRVGGKGITDPSFIDGGGHFNYDAIFAANKAVNVNTANAGSTLIRRSSINSHNWYGILANFQHKLNDNWNFSIGTDDRYYYGYHYQVASDLYGASGYKDSNNKNIAPNIVNKTYNYQQLTWNPFGGKTAPIQDQIGYSNDGEVIWYSGFGQVEFNKNNFSAFLQGSVSNQGYQRIDNFIQDGITKQQGQVVNTKTGFKNLFGYNIKGGANYNINANHNVFANIGYYSKQPFFNSVYPSNFQVVNPTLTNEKIFSAEVGYGFRSPKLSANVNLYRTSWGDRWLRRTNQTFTLPDNTTTTGYAEISGITEIHQGVEVDATYRPTSYLEFQGMFSWGDYYYKGNATGAAFDDNNNPLTLAGTSTSTTLYLDKVKVGGTSNNSIPQMTASLGATVKPVKDLSIFGTWRYVGKLYSSIDIATFSNQAAQDKGVMKLPDFNLFDVGFSYKIRLRDASQYFTIGANVYNLFDTTYISDASTNVFTKTSDQFATAAQYEAYQSTLYKGIDPTNRVLFGFGRTWAANLSFNF, encoded by the coding sequence ATGAAATTAATCAACAAATCGATACTAACTGCGGTTATTACTTTATCTACAGCTAGTGTTTATTACGCTCAACAAGTGCAGGATACAGCGCAAGCTAAGTCTAAAGATATTGATGAGGTAATCTTAAGAGGTGTAACGGATATCGCTAAAGATAGAAAGACACCAGTTGCAGTATCTACCATCAAAGCTGCTCAGATCCTTGAAAGACAAGGAAATCAGGAGTTAGTAGAATTGCTTAACACAACACCATCCGTATATGCTACAAAAGGGGGTGGTGGATTTGGAGATTCTCAGATCACCATGCGTGGTTTTGAATCAAGAAACATCGCAGTAATGGTAAACGGTATGCCTGTAAACGATATGGAGGGTGGTACTGTTTATTTCTCAAACTGGACTGGTCTGTCAGACGTGACAAGTACAATGCAGGTACAAAGAGGTTTAGGTTCTTCTAAACTGGCCATTGCATCTGTAGGAGGTACAATGAACTTCCTGACAAAATCTGCTGATATGAAAAAAGGCGGAATTCTGAGATTTGGAGTTGGTAACAATGACTATCTTAAAACCTCTTTCGCTTATAATACAGGAAAATCTGAAAACGGATGGTCTTCTTCCATCTTAATGAGCAGACAGGCTGGTAGTACTTATATAGAAAACACACAATACGAATCTTATGCTTATTATTTTGCATTAGGTTGGGAACCAAATAAGAAACACAATTTCCAGTTTACCCTGACTTCTGCACCTCAATGGCATAACCAGAGAACGTTCTCTCCAACAATCCAAAACTACATCAAGTACAACCCGGATCACGATGGAACACCATACAGACAATATAACTCTGATTATGGTTATTACACTGATGCCAATGGAAACAAAGTATCTTTGGCTAACAGAGCAAACTATTACTCTAAGCCGGTAATGATGTTAAACTGGGATTGGACAATGAGCGAAAAATCCAAGTTAAGTACTGTTTTATACATGTCTAATGGTAGAGGTGGTGGAACTGGTGAAATTGGTAGAGTTGGCGGAAAAGGAATCACTGATCCTTCTTTCATTGACGGAGGCGGTCACTTTAACTACGATGCCATTTTTGCTGCTAACAAAGCTGTTAATGTAAACACAGCAAATGCCGGAAGCACTTTGATCCGTAGATCAAGCATTAACTCTCATAACTGGTATGGTATCTTGGCTAACTTCCAGCACAAACTTAATGATAACTGGAATTTCTCAATCGGTACAGATGACAGATATTACTATGGGTACCACTATCAGGTAGCTTCTGATTTGTACGGAGCTTCAGGATATAAGGATAGCAACAACAAAAATATTGCTCCAAATATTGTAAACAAAACTTATAATTACCAGCAGCTAACCTGGAATCCTTTCGGAGGAAAAACAGCTCCTATCCAGGATCAAATTGGTTACAGTAATGACGGAGAAGTTATCTGGTATAGCGGTTTCGGTCAGGTTGAGTTTAATAAAAACAATTTCTCAGCATTCTTACAGGGATCGGTTTCTAACCAAGGATACCAAAGAATTGATAACTTTATTCAAGATGGTATAACTAAACAACAGGGCCAGGTTGTTAACACAAAAACAGGATTTAAAAACCTTTTTGGATATAACATCAAAGGAGGGGCTAACTATAACATCAATGCAAATCACAATGTTTTTGCAAATATTGGATACTATAGCAAGCAGCCGTTCTTCAACTCTGTATACCCAAGTAACTTCCAGGTAGTTAACCCAACGTTAACTAACGAAAAAATATTCTCTGCTGAAGTTGGATATGGTTTCAGATCGCCAAAACTTAGTGCAAACGTAAACCTTTACAGAACTTCATGGGGAGACAGATGGTTAAGAAGAACCAACCAGACATTTACGCTACCTGATAATACAACTACTACAGGATATGCTGAAATCAGTGGTATTACTGAAATCCACCAGGGAGTTGAAGTAGATGCTACTTACAGACCAACCAGCTACCTGGAATTCCAGGGTATGTTCTCATGGGGTGATTATTATTATAAAGGTAATGCTACAGGTGCTGCTTTTGATGATAACAACAACCCTCTTACATTAGCTGGAACTTCTACATCTACCACACTTTATTTAGATAAGGTAAAAGTAGGAGGAACAAGTAATAACAGTATTCCTCAGATGACAGCATCATTAGGAGCTACTGTAAAACCAGTAAAAGATCTTAGCATCTTCGGAACTTGGAGATATGTTGGTAAATTGTATTCTTCAATTGATATCGCTACATTCTCTAATCAGGCAGCGCAGGATAAAGGAGTAATGAAGTTACCGGATTTCAATCTTTTTGATGTAGGATTCTCTTACAAAATCAGATTAAGAGATGCTTCTCAGTATTTCACGATTGGTGCAAACGTATACAACTTGTTTGATACTACTTATATTTCTGACGCTTCTACAAACGTATTCACAAAAACAAGTGATCAGTTTGCGACAGCAGCTCAATATGAGGCTTATCAATCTACTCTGTACAAAGGAATTGATCCTACTAACCGTGTACTTTTCGGATTCGGAAGAACATGGGCAGCTAACTTATCATTCAACTTCTAA
- the nadC gene encoding carboxylating nicotinate-nucleotide diphosphorylase: protein MKRPAYVTDKALKTFIKNALEEDIQDGDHSTLSTIPQDLVQSAKLLVKQDCILAGVELAEIIFKTFDKNLKVEVFIKDGTPCKYGDVALIVTGSARSILSTERFVLNCMQRMSGIATLTHDWDSRLVGTKTKLLDTRKTTPNFRLCEKWAVAIGGGTNHRYGLYDMIMLKDNHIDYNGSITNAVAMAKDYVKKNKKKLKIEVETRNLEEVQEAINAKVDRIMLDNMDVKTMKKAVKMINGSCESEASGGITRDMLKEIASTGVTFISAGALTHSAENIDLSLKAVK from the coding sequence ATGAAAAGACCAGCATACGTAACAGATAAAGCATTAAAAACATTCATAAAAAATGCCCTTGAAGAAGATATTCAGGATGGTGACCACTCTACCCTTTCTACTATCCCACAGGATCTTGTACAAAGTGCAAAGCTTTTGGTAAAGCAAGACTGTATTCTTGCAGGGGTGGAGCTGGCTGAAATCATCTTTAAAACATTTGATAAAAATCTGAAAGTTGAAGTTTTTATTAAAGACGGAACACCTTGTAAATATGGAGATGTCGCTCTTATCGTGACCGGAAGCGCAAGATCTATCCTTTCCACAGAAAGGTTTGTTCTTAACTGTATGCAGAGAATGAGCGGGATTGCCACTCTTACCCATGACTGGGATTCAAGATTAGTAGGGACAAAAACTAAACTTTTAGATACAAGAAAAACCACTCCAAATTTCAGATTGTGCGAAAAATGGGCCGTTGCTATTGGAGGTGGAACCAATCACCGATATGGTCTTTATGACATGATTATGCTGAAAGATAACCATATAGACTATAACGGAAGCATTACCAATGCCGTCGCAATGGCGAAAGACTATGTTAAAAAGAATAAGAAAAAGTTAAAAATAGAAGTTGAAACAAGAAATCTTGAAGAAGTTCAGGAGGCCATTAATGCAAAAGTTGACAGAATCATGCTTGATAACATGGATGTTAAAACCATGAAGAAGGCTGTAAAGATGATCAACGGTTCATGTGAGTCTGAAGCTTCAGGCGGAATTACCAGAGATATGCTAAAAGAAATTGCTTCAACGGGCGTTACCTTTATCTCCGCCGGAGCCCTTACCCACTCCGCTGAGAATATAGATTTGAGTCTCAAAGCAGTGAAATAG
- the nadB gene encoding L-aspartate oxidase: MIKADVLVVGSGISGLSYAIKVSEQLPDAKIIIVTKSDEDESNTKYAQGGLAVVTDFQNDNFQKHIDDTMRAGDGENKRDVVEMVVREAPARFNEIVEWGAQFDMKNGKFALGREGGHTENRIVHHKDITGFEIERALLETAKNSPNIEILDHHYVIDIITQHHVPGKELNEGDIHCYGAYILDEKSKTIKKITSKITLVATGGAGHVYKNTTNPTIATGDGIAFVARAKGKVSNMQYYQFHPTALYSKMDGMLFLISEAVRGDGAKLRTKRGEKFMHKYDEREELASRDIVARAIDAEMKITGDEFVGLDCKEMNHEKFLEHFPNIYKKCKDEGIDPFTQLIPVVPACHYLMGGIEVDRDGQSSIRNLFAVGECTNSGLHGANRLASNSLLEGLVFGHNAAMKTVNLLNENNFNFDDLKAVPEWNEEGMKIMDEMVIVSYLRKQLQEMMSDLVGIVRSNRRLNMASQKHQEIAAAVDEIYHYSILSPQLSELRNLTTVAHLIISQSMEMTENKGAFYNKDLA; encoded by the coding sequence ATGATAAAAGCGGATGTATTAGTAGTCGGTTCCGGTATTTCCGGACTTTCCTATGCCATTAAAGTTTCTGAACAGCTCCCTGATGCCAAAATCATTATTGTAACAAAATCTGACGAAGACGAAAGCAATACCAAATACGCCCAAGGCGGTCTGGCAGTGGTTACAGATTTTCAAAATGATAATTTCCAAAAACATATTGACGATACCATGCGCGCCGGAGACGGGGAAAACAAGCGTGATGTGGTAGAAATGGTAGTAAGGGAAGCCCCTGCAAGATTCAATGAAATTGTAGAATGGGGGGCCCAGTTTGACATGAAGAATGGTAAATTTGCTTTGGGAAGAGAAGGAGGCCATACCGAAAACAGAATCGTCCATCACAAAGATATTACAGGTTTTGAAATTGAAAGGGCATTACTGGAAACCGCCAAAAACAGCCCGAATATTGAAATCCTGGACCATCATTATGTGATTGATATCATTACCCAGCACCACGTTCCGGGAAAAGAACTCAACGAAGGCGACATTCACTGCTATGGTGCTTATATTCTGGATGAAAAATCCAAAACAATCAAAAAAATCACTTCCAAAATAACACTGGTCGCTACAGGAGGAGCCGGACATGTTTATAAAAATACCACCAACCCAACCATTGCCACAGGAGACGGAATCGCTTTTGTAGCCCGTGCCAAAGGAAAGGTTTCCAATATGCAGTATTACCAGTTTCATCCAACAGCTTTGTATAGCAAAATGGATGGAATGCTGTTTTTAATTTCAGAAGCCGTTCGTGGAGACGGAGCAAAATTAAGAACCAAAAGAGGCGAAAAATTCATGCATAAATATGATGAACGCGAAGAACTCGCCTCACGAGATATTGTTGCAAGAGCTATAGACGCCGAAATGAAGATCACCGGAGACGAATTTGTAGGGTTAGACTGCAAGGAAATGAATCATGAAAAATTCCTGGAACATTTCCCGAACATCTACAAAAAATGCAAAGACGAAGGAATAGATCCTTTCACCCAGTTAATTCCTGTTGTTCCTGCATGTCATTACTTGATGGGGGGCATTGAAGTAGACAGGGACGGACAGTCTTCCATCAGAAATCTTTTTGCCGTGGGAGAATGCACCAATTCAGGATTGCATGGTGCCAACAGGCTTGCTTCCAATTCATTGCTTGAAGGTTTAGTCTTTGGACATAATGCTGCTATGAAGACCGTAAATCTTCTGAATGAAAATAATTTCAACTTCGATGACCTTAAAGCCGTTCCGGAATGGAATGAAGAAGGAATGAAAATTATGGACGAAATGGTAATTGTAAGTTACCTGAGAAAACAGCTTCAGGAAATGATGAGTGATCTCGTTGGTATTGTAAGAAGCAACAGACGTCTGAATATGGCATCGCAGAAACATCAGGAGATTGCAGCTGCCGTGGATGAGATCTACCACTACTCTATTCTTTCACCTCAATTATCGGAATTAAGAAACTTAACAACCGTTGCCCACCTCATCATTAGCCAGTCTATGGAAATGACAGAGAACAAGGGAGCATTTTATAATAAAGATTTAGCTTAA
- a CDS encoding NAD(P)H-dependent oxidoreductase, which produces MNYLEALSRRYSVKKFNHQIIPQETLHNILESGKLSASSLGLQPYKIVVVQSEDMKQKLIPAFYNPSQISTCSHLIVIISKKIIEENYIRGYFNHISEVRDTPIEKLDPFRNSINQHITQKTQDEIFNWAEKQSYIVLANLMYAAAIENIDSCPMEGFRQDLIEEILHINPEAEKVTVTLALGYRSEEDLFQHMKKVRKPNEKLFKFI; this is translated from the coding sequence ATGAATTATTTGGAAGCTTTAAGCAGAAGATATTCTGTAAAAAAATTCAACCATCAGATTATTCCTCAGGAAACTCTTCACAACATTCTTGAGTCAGGAAAGCTGTCTGCCAGTTCGCTGGGACTTCAGCCCTACAAAATCGTGGTTGTTCAGAGTGAAGATATGAAACAGAAACTGATTCCTGCCTTCTATAATCCTTCTCAGATCTCCACCTGTTCTCATCTTATTGTCATTATTTCCAAGAAAATTATTGAAGAGAATTATATCCGGGGCTATTTTAATCATATTTCTGAAGTACGGGATACTCCCATTGAAAAACTGGATCCGTTCAGAAACAGCATTAATCAGCATATTACACAAAAAACACAGGATGAAATTTTTAACTGGGCAGAAAAACAGTCATATATAGTATTAGCCAATCTCATGTATGCTGCTGCTATTGAAAATATAGACTCCTGTCCTATGGAAGGCTTCCGTCAGGATCTTATAGAAGAAATTCTCCATATAAATCCCGAAGCAGAAAAAGTAACCGTAACCCTCGCTTTAGGCTACCGTTCTGAAGAAGACCTCTTCCAGCACATGAAAAAAGTAAGAAAACCAAACGAAAAATTGTTTAAATTTATTTAA
- a CDS encoding T9SS type B sorting domain-containing protein — MKKSILIFILTILLCLPGRVFSQTYQLTGNPVNTTGWDLVSDAVVSGDFVRLTTDQTSKYGAVKLSTPITLSYCDKWKVEFDFRIDGNGTTQFGKGDGFTFWYLANPPTGFVSGGGLGIPANASGLMVGFDIFNNTTEGQMSKVHILYGTNNTAGNNIEYNTTPGSTFHSPDLIATQPFVGDTYRHVEVNGETDLTNPTNWIIKVRINGVLIVDQSFAPSGGAVGMSQGYFGFSAATGGASARHSIKDVKVFVDKVPILSNTISPFVCTNPATGNGTVDLTSYNSQFVNNPGNYIFTYYVLGSSTPIANPTAFQYSGNTTIKVIVKDPSSTLCDNGDGVIQLNPTPFAATDATLTGCNNNNAGTATFDLNTAAVTTVAGVTKEFYPTLYDLNNGTNQITNPSAYASAAATIYVKVTTPQGCVSTSKITLNIYPVVVVNDVEIKSCFIEANPSMASFNLVAAVVSQGGLTKEYYPSLTDAISGTNAISTPTAYIAPNGVAYIKVFSSNGCYAIAKVTLTVIPPVFSRTLHDQTICIENTTTLDAGAGFKSYEWSTGATTQSIKNVGVGTYWVKLKTGDCIATQKVTVYPSDNPVITTVDISGSTVTIYANGGTPSYQYSMDNINWQDSNVFTNIARGEAKVYVRDAYNCVPVEINITVPNLINVITPNDDGINDFVDYSALANKQNLEIAIFDRYGYKMFQADKTNGYKWAGTTNGSKKVPTGNYWYSVSWNENNKNSTPIKFSGWIIVKNRE, encoded by the coding sequence TCCACTCCTATCACACTAAGCTATTGTGATAAATGGAAAGTGGAATTCGATTTTAGAATTGACGGAAACGGAACGACCCAATTCGGGAAAGGAGATGGCTTTACTTTCTGGTACCTCGCCAATCCCCCAACAGGATTTGTATCAGGAGGTGGATTAGGTATTCCGGCCAATGCATCCGGACTGATGGTAGGTTTCGACATTTTCAATAATACCACGGAAGGACAAATGAGTAAAGTTCATATCCTTTACGGGACCAATAACACAGCAGGCAACAATATTGAATACAATACCACTCCTGGAAGTACTTTCCACTCTCCGGACCTTATTGCCACTCAGCCTTTTGTAGGAGATACTTACAGACATGTTGAAGTGAATGGGGAAACCGATCTTACCAACCCAACAAACTGGATTATCAAAGTAAGAATCAATGGTGTATTGATTGTAGACCAATCATTTGCCCCTTCAGGAGGCGCAGTAGGAATGTCCCAGGGATATTTTGGTTTCTCCGCAGCAACCGGGGGTGCCAGCGCAAGACATTCCATAAAAGACGTTAAAGTTTTCGTAGATAAAGTTCCTATTCTAAGTAATACGATCAGCCCGTTCGTATGTACAAATCCCGCAACAGGAAATGGTACGGTAGACCTTACTTCTTATAATTCTCAATTTGTAAATAATCCCGGAAACTATATTTTCACTTATTATGTTTTGGGAAGCTCTACCCCTATTGCCAATCCTACGGCCTTCCAGTATTCAGGAAACACGACGATAAAAGTGATTGTAAAAGATCCCAGCTCTACTCTTTGTGATAATGGTGACGGAGTGATACAGCTTAACCCTACCCCATTTGCCGCAACAGATGCCACCCTGACAGGATGTAACAACAACAATGCAGGAACAGCAACCTTTGACCTCAACACTGCCGCTGTAACTACTGTTGCCGGAGTAACCAAGGAGTTTTACCCAACACTGTATGACCTGAATAACGGCACGAATCAAATTACCAATCCTTCTGCCTATGCATCTGCAGCTGCTACAATATATGTAAAGGTTACAACCCCTCAGGGCTGCGTAAGCACCTCCAAAATTACCCTGAACATTTATCCCGTCGTAGTTGTCAATGATGTTGAGATAAAATCATGTTTTATTGAGGCCAATCCTTCTATGGCTTCTTTCAATCTCGTAGCAGCCGTAGTTTCCCAGGGCGGGCTTACAAAAGAGTATTACCCATCCCTGACCGACGCTATCAGCGGAACCAACGCAATCTCTACTCCTACAGCATACATTGCCCCTAACGGAGTAGCATATATTAAAGTTTTCAGTTCAAATGGATGTTATGCCATTGCTAAAGTTACCCTTACGGTAATACCTCCTGTTTTCTCAAGAACTTTACACGACCAGACAATCTGTATTGAAAATACCACAACCTTAGATGCAGGAGCAGGATTCAAAAGCTATGAATGGAGCACAGGAGCTACCACACAGTCTATCAAGAATGTTGGAGTAGGCACATATTGGGTAAAGCTTAAAACAGGAGATTGTATCGCTACACAAAAAGTAACAGTATACCCTTCTGACAATCCGGTTATTACTACTGTTGACATTTCAGGAAGTACTGTAACAATCTATGCCAATGGCGGAACTCCTTCTTATCAGTATTCTATGGATAATATTAACTGGCAGGATTCTAATGTTTTTACCAATATTGCCAGAGGAGAAGCCAAAGTATATGTAAGAGACGCTTACAATTGTGTTCCTGTTGAAATTAACATTACAGTTCCTAATCTGATTAATGTAATTACCCCTAATGATGACGGTATTAATGATTTCGTTGATTATTCTGCATTAGCCAATAAGCAGAACCTTGAAATAGCCATCTTTGACAGATATGGTTACAAGATGTTCCAGGCAGATAAAACCAATGGTTACAAATGGGCAGGAACTACCAATGGAAGTAAAAAAGTTCCTACGGGCAATTACTGGTATTCTGTTTCATGGAATGAAAATAATAAAAACAGCACACCGATAAAATTCTCAGGCTGGATTATTGTAAAAAACAGAGAATAA